The nucleotide sequence atcccacaaaaaaagcaAACTTTTTATGGattaatttaagcaaaattcccatgGGAAAATTCTGGAAATTTACTGGAAAGtttgaccctttgcaaccctactccTGAATAGCTTTCCTGCATTTCCTCAACTTCGTAGTGTTATGGGATGGTTTTAGCATGGAGGGAGCAAGTGTTAAATGTTGAGTAAGCACCTCTGTATGATATGTATATAAATGTCAACCATTATTTAGGTTTCTGggatttttattaattttttttagCATGGTTTGTTTTAGTACAGTGTTTTAGGACAACACTATTTTAATTTGTCCCAGTGCTGCAGATCCCTGCTGAGATGGAGCCAACAGTCTGACTGTCTGTTACTCCTACTGATTTACTGTTCCATCTAATCACCTCCTAGCCCTTAACTCATTCACCCCTGGCTAGCCTGGCACCATTGGATACATGTGGAACAGCTCTGAATGCACCCTCTGAAACTCTGTCCTTTCCTTGTGGTTTGTAACTGCAGTAATCTCCCCATTGGGACCACCAGAGGTTGACCTCAACAATGCGTTGCCAGGGGTTGTGTTCTGGGTCACAGATGACACAGACCCATGGAGGTGCAACTCAGAGGCTGGTAGCTCACTGTGTTAGATCCCTATCAGCTCTCTCGGAGTGTGAGGACCTATATCCTGTAGGCCTATAGGTATACTGCTGATCATCCCATAACACAACATATCTCAGCTATAACTAGCTCTATCAGCTCTAGGAGTTTGGACATAATCTGAACTACAGACACGTTTGTCTCTGAGGTCACTGTTTTAGATATGTTAGACACTTATCATGAGCTTATCTGCGAATCCACAGAGGACAAAGTGATCAAGAAGTGTGTAAGTCTGCAGAAGAGTACTTGTGTCCCTGGTTAAGGCCTACGTGTGCAGGTGGTTCTGTGGTAGTTGCATGTTGTTGTGATCCTAGTATTCCTCAGTGGCTGATCTCTAAGGAAGTGAGTGAGTTGAGTGGACATGTTAttttgagagagagggtgagagagagggagagaatgtgttgcttgttctatgttgcgctgcatgtgctcactgctcattgtTTGTCTGTATTGTAAGTGTTTTTAATAACCTGTCCAGGGACTGTgattgaaaattagccggctggctaaaaccggcacttttactgaaacgttgattaatgtgcactgtccctgtaaaaataaactcaaacagAAAGTAGAGCGAGTTGATCATTAAAGGCTACTTTCCAGTCACCACCCAGCTGTGTAAACACATCTAGACaggggaagaaaggagagagagtgatgagcaAACGAGTGGCCCTGGAGATTGGAGTGTATGCAGCACTGCGGGCTGAGCCGAGTGGGGCTGCAGTACAACAGTCAACAGTAATGGCTATTGGCTAATGTGTTGTGTCTCTGTCAgagcagctagccagccaggcCTGGTCTAATGACTCAGCTAAGGGAGGGTCCATGGTGAGTCTGCCTCCCTgggactgactaactgactggttgTATAGAGTCTCTGTGGAGAGCTGGATAGATATCACTGTGTACTACTGAGTGAATAGGCCGTATTGTTAGCTCTTTCTCCAGTCCGTCATAAAGACGCCCACGCCTGCCATGTGTTTTAAGTGACTCTAGAATGTGCACCACTGTCAACACACTACAGAGGAGAGGACTCAGAGAGAacatgtgtgtgactgtgtacaTTACTGTTTGTGTCAGTGGTTGGTATAATGCAGCTTGTGAGGGGGCAACCTGCAATGACTTCCCATGTGAATGACTGGTTATTACGATGTAGCTTGATGGCTGTACAACAGTCCCTTATGTGATGAAGATATAGGCTTTATCACAGTATGTTTATGGCAATTCTTATTTATGTATGATTTGTATTGTATTTGTGAGACATTCTAATGCACTGTTGgtgctagtaacataagcatttttcAGCACCAGCCATAACACCTGAAAATTGGTGTACTTGACCAATAAACTTAGATTTGAATTTTCTCCACAGCAAACAAGCGTAGGAGCCTGTATGGAAGTCCCTACAGTCCCCATGTGAACTACGGAAGCCCATACTGCACAAACACAGCTAACAGCCCCTACAGCAGTGGCTTCaactccccctcctccacccccagcAGGGTGCCCATCGTCAGACAGCAGCTGATGCCCCCCGTCAACCAGGGTACTGTACACTGGCATGTAAAGCCTGTCTTTAACTCTCCTTCCGTAGCCCTCTCTTGTTCTTTATGTTAAAACAAACTTTAGTTGACAACTTGGTTTAGacctacaggtgtgtgtgtgttggaccagTATGAACACCTAATGTGTGTGTCCCAGCAGCTCACCAGCAGCAGTGTGGTGGctcagtagagagagaaaggaacccCCCGGCGGTCAGCCCTCAGTCTTCAATAGACAGTGAGCTGAGCACCTCAGAGATGGACGAGGACTCTGTAGGATCCTCCACCACATACAAGCTCAACGATGTCACTGATGTACAAATCCTAGCTCGCATGCAGGAGGAGAGTACGTACCATCTTCTAACTCTGTCTGTTTGTCCGGGAAAAACATTTACCCACCAGTCAGAGATGCTGTGTGTTTATACTGTCTTTCTCAGTACACACTACAAGTGGTGTATGTCTAACCGTCTGTGTGTTTTTCCAGGTCTTAGGCAGGACTATGCTGCCACAGCGTCCAGACGGAGCTCTGGTTCGTCCTGCCACTCTCTGAGACGCAGCACCTTCAGTGACCAGGAGCTGGATGCCCACAGTCTAGAGGACGATGAGGAGGCTGTACACCCCACCTTCCACATCCCCTCAAACCGCTTTTCCCCCTCCCCCAGACACTCCCCTCATGCCTCCCCCAGAAACTCCCCCCGCTCCCGCTCCCCCGCACGCTCCCTGGAGTACAGCCATCCCCACAGCCGAGGCTCCCCGCAGCCAATCATCAGCCGGCTGCAGGCACCACGTCACTCCCTGCAAAGCCACCCCCCCCAAGACCTGCAGACCAACGTGGTGAAAAACGAAGGTAAGGAGACGCTGGCTCACTACACCTCAGGACTACCTCCTGAGGATTGAGAGACTAGAGGGGAAATGGTTTTGTTCATAGTTATCTGAAGGATAAATTATATATTCTGATTCAAATTAGGACCACTGCTGGTCAAAGGTCATGTGTAATTCTGGGCCATTGCGTAGTTGTTCAGTCCTGTTTTCAGTTGTTTTCCTTCGTTGTGTTGTTTGTAGAGAAGCTGAGGCGGAGTCTTCCTAACCTGACCCGCTCCAACGTGGCCCAGCAAGGCCCAGAACCCGTCAAGAACAGCAGGAGCTTTGAGTCCAACCTGCAAGTGCCAAACGGAGGCTCACCCAGAcaccaggcagtcagtcagtctgccagTGAGtactacatacacatacacaatgTTTATCATATCGCGTGTTCACTCAGTAATAGCAATCTGAGACAGTCTGTCATTTTCATATTATTCTCTCTTGTATATTGACATAACATTTTTGTTTCTCAAGCATATTCAACATCAGTAATGTTATGAAAGGAATAATGTGTAGTGTTATAGTTTTGTGATGTTGTAGCTAGTCAGTGTGTTAGTGGGTACACCATACATCCCTCTCAGGCTCCCCCTTATTAAACCTCTATTGCTTTTTACTGTCTTGGCTTTGATGGTTTGGGATTCTCTCTCCTTTTGATTAATTTCACTATTTGAATCATTTCTCCTTCTGTGCACTCTTCTCCTTTTTATCCAAATCAATTAGAATCCAAATTTAAAAGTAGATTATTGTGAGGATTTAGAATGCAGAGAGAACTGAATAAAACACGGAATGTTATTTTGTTATCGCCACCAACTGAATTCTCATAGTTAAAACCTCTTACTGTCTaatcacacctactcattcaagggtttttctttatttttaatgttttctacattgtagaataatagtgaagacatcaaaactatgaaataatgtgttaaacaaatcaaaatatatttgagattcttcaaagcagccaccttttgccttgatgacagctttgcacactcttggcattctctcaaccagcttcacctggaatgcttttccaaccgtcttgaaggagttcccacatatgctgagcccttgttggctgcttttccttcactctgcgttccaactcatcccaaaccatctcaagtgggttgaggtcgggtgattgtggaggccagatcatctgatgcagcactcatcactctccttattggtcaaatagcccttacacagcctggaggtgtgttgtgtcattgtcctgttgaaaaacaaattatagtcccactaagcgctaaCTAGATGGTTGGCGTatcgctgcataatgctgtggtagccatgctggttaagtgtggcttgaattctaaataaatcagactgtTTCActgcaaagcaccatcacaccacctcctcctccatgcatcacggtgggaaccacacatgcggagatcatccgttcacctactctgcctctaacaaagacacggcggttggaatcaaaaatctcaaatttggactcatcaaaccaaaggacagattttcaccgttctaatgttcattgctcgtgtttcttggcccaagcaagtcttttcttattattgttgtcctttagtagtggtttctttgcagcaatttgaccatgaaggcctgattcacacagtctcctctgaacagttgatgttgagatgtgtctgttacttgaagtctgtaatttctgaggctggtaactctaatgaacttatcctctgcagcagaggtaagtctgggtcttccttttctgtggcggtcctcatgagagccagtaagctcatcacaaagcttgatgggttttttgcgactgcacttgaagaaacgttcaaagttcttgaaattttccggattgactgaccatgtcttaaagtaatgatggactgtcgtttctctttgcttatttgagctgttgccataatatggactaggtcttttaccaaatagggctatcttctgtataccacccctaccttgtcacaacacaactgattggctcaaatgcattaagaaggaaagaaattccaccaattaacttttaataaggcacacctgttaattgaaatgcattccaggtgactacctcatgatgctggttgagagaatgcaacgctgtcatcaaggcaaagggtggctactttgaagaatctcaaatattaaatatattttgatttgtttaacacttttttggttactacatgcttCCActtgtgtcatttcatagtttgtcttcactattattctacagtgtagaaaatagtaaaaaataaagaaactcttcaatgagtgggtgtgtccaaacttttgacttgtactataTTTGCAATATACATATGTTCTGTACTATATCACTGTTGTATTGTTTCGCTCTTGACACTGGCTGATAATAGGGGTCATCTCCTTTACCTTTCAGGGCTTCTTCTGGTTGTGGTGTGCATTGACATCGCTatccctgcctctctctatctGACCGCAGAGCATGTGCTGCCTTTcacccacccctctctttctgcTGAGTCACTGGCTGTGGTTTGGCCTAGTGTTGGCCCAGCTTGACTGGCAGTACTTTACCCCTGGCAGTCTCTCTGGACTGTGAATGTCTGGCTGCAGCACCCCCTAGTGTTTCAGGCTGCTATTATACCTTTGCCTGAGAATGACACTCAAAGCCAGGCTTGGCGGATTTTTACAGTGGCTGAACTGCCTCACCCCTCCTTCCTCTTCGGCTGCCTGGCTCAACTCTAATCTCCTTTCCCTGGTCCAGTAACCATAACAGTACAGCGGGTCAGAGTAAGGGCTGACTCTCTCTTCCCAACTGTCATCTCCATTTCTCCCAGTAGCCCAGcactcctccactccactccactcccggTACTCGACTCCCCCTCGCTCCTCCCAAACAGGAATTCCCCCTCGATCCTTACAGTCCCCGAAACCCAAACAGCACCTCCAAAGCCCTTCTTCTCTGCGAGGTAAAAGCCTGCCAGTGCCTGGGATCATTCACCTTACGAGTTAAAGTTCCTACATACTCACACATCCTCAGTAATACACATGACCACATTCTTTACCAAACGTAAAGCATTTTGTGTTTTACTGTGACTGGTTGGCTGTGTGCCTGCCTGTGTGACGTACCTGCATGCACTCGACCAAATATAAAGTGCCAGAAAATTTGCCAGCCAAGTAATTGTTTTCTGGGATGGTCAGGGTAGGCAGCTTCTGGTCGGGAGTGAGGTCTTGAAAGTTTGAGTGTCCATGGTGTTGCTGGGTCTTGTCTGGAACAGATAACTCTTATCTCCCCTACTGGTGATGGGGAGAACCTGCTGAGAAACCCTGTGGTTCTGGAATGCCTTTGGGCTCACAGACCTCAAGGCTGTTTCAGATAATATCAGTTTCTGATGTCACTGCAGTCACTCCTCCTGAACTCTTCTTGGTAATGGTTGCGGATTGGTTTGTATTAGTAGCTAGTTAGTATGTGCTGTACTGTTATTGGAAAGTATAGGCTCTAGAAGACTTCTTAGTCCAGAGATCTTTTCCCATCCATGTCATCTATTGCACTTTCTCCTGCTGTTCTGAATGAAGTCAAATCTCTCCTGTCTT is from Salvelinus alpinus chromosome 16, SLU_Salpinus.1, whole genome shotgun sequence and encodes:
- the LOC139541293 gene encoding SLAIN motif-containing protein 2-like isoform X2, with translation MEDINSNINADLEVRKLQDLVKKLEQQNEQLRSRSSSGAVSGNHRPHSAGYDSRLSAASAAGLAGFPGVGFGGTGYGGLLENSRCLSPRLSYDGISFRRAYEGEGASAATSFTGTNSYFTDAGETLGFMDEGETSILDEVEILDLEDMDCLNEDQDSWLYEAKLNSPLQKALSPIVWCRQALDNPSPDMESAKRSLIHRLDVTMSANKRRSLYGSPYSPHVNYGSPYCTNTANSPYSSGFNSPSSTPSRVPIVRQQLMPPVNQAHQQQCGGSVERERNPPAVSPQSSIDSELSTSEMDEDSVGSSTTYKLNDVTDVQILARMQEESLRQDYAATASRRSSGSSCHSLRRSTFSDQELDAHSLEDDEEAVHPTFHIPSNRFSPSPRHSPHASPRNSPRSRSPARSLEYSHPHSRGSPQPIISRLQAPRHSLQSHPPQDLQTNVVKNEEKLRRSLPNLTRSNVAQQGPEPVKNSRSFESNLQVPNGGSPRHQAVSQSATQHSSTPLHSRYSTPPRSSQTGIPPRSLQSPKPKQHLQSPSSLRVHLSCCFGEEGDFIPSPSKLRTPATPSPLALRQPVKATSTPGSGASTPTRSLGPARSGLPRPSAGGGGGGGTPVPRSKLAQPVRRSLPAPRTYNGGREGDNWREGCY
- the LOC139541293 gene encoding SLAIN motif-containing protein 2-like isoform X3 → MEDINSNINADLEVRKLQDLVKKLEQQNEQLRSRSSSGAVSGNHRPHSAGYDSRLSAASAAGLAGFPGVGFGGTGYGGLLENSRCLSPRLSYDGISFRRAYEGEGASAATSFTGTNSYFTDAGETLGFMDEGETSILDEVEILDLEDMDCLNEDQDSWLYEAKLNSPLQKALSPIVWCRQALDNPSPDMESAKRSLIHRLDVTMSANKRRSLYGSPYSPHVNYGSPYCTNTANSPYSSGFNSPSSTPSRVPIVRQQLMPPVNQAHQQQCGGSVERERNPPAVSPQSSIDSELSTSEMDEDSVGSSTTYKLNDVTDVQILARMQEESLRQDYAATASRRSSGSSCHSLRRSTFSDQELDAHSLEDDEEAVHPTFHIPSNRFSPSPRHSPHASPRNSPRSRSPARSLEYSHPHSRGSPQPIISRLQAPRHSLQSHPPQDLQTNVVKNEEKLRRSLPNLTRSNVAQQGPEPVKNSRSFESNLQVPNGGSPRHQAVSQSAIAQHSSTPLHSRYSTPPRSSQTGIPPRSLQSPKPKQHLQSPSSLRVPSPSKLRTPATPSPLALRQPVKATSTPGSGASTPTRSLGPARSGLPRPSAGGGGGGGTPVPRSKLAQPVRRSLPAPRTYNGGREGDNWREGCY
- the LOC139541293 gene encoding SLAIN motif-containing protein 2-like isoform X6, translated to MEDINSNINADLEVRKLQDLVKKLEQQNEQLRSRSSSGAVSGNHRPHSAGYDSRLSAASAAGLAGFPGVGFGGTGYGGLLENSRCLSPRLSYDGISFRRAYEGEGASAATSFTGTNSYFTDAGETLGFMDEGETSILDEVEILDLEDMDCLNEDQDSWLYEAKLNSPLQKALSPIVWCRQALDNPSPDMESAKRSLIHRLDVTMSANKRRSLYGSPYSPHVNYGSPYCTNTANSPYSSGFNSPSSTPSRVPIVRQQLMPPVNQAHQQQCGGSVERERNPPAVSPQSSIDSELSTSEMDEDSVGSSTTYKLNDVTDVQILARMQEESLRQDYAATASRRSSGSSCHSLRRSTFSDQELDAHSLEDDEEAVHPTFHIPSNRFSPSPRHSPHASPRNSPRSRSPARSLEYSHPHSRGSPQPIISRLQAPRHSLQSHPPQDLQTNVVKNEEKLRRSLPNLTRSNVAQQGPEPVKNSRSFESNLQVPNGGSPRHQAVSQSARLLLVVVCIDIAIPASLYLTAEHVLPFTHPSLSAESLAVVWPSVGPA
- the LOC139541293 gene encoding SLAIN motif-containing protein 2-like isoform X1, with the protein product MEDINSNINADLEVRKLQDLVKKLEQQNEQLRSRSSSGAVSGNHRPHSAGYDSRLSAASAAGLAGFPGVGFGGTGYGGLLENSRCLSPRLSYDGISFRRAYEGEGASAATSFTGTNSYFTDAGETLGFMDEGETSILDEVEILDLEDMDCLNEDQDSWLYEAKLNSPLQKALSPIVWCRQALDNPSPDMESAKRSLIHRLDVTMSANKRRSLYGSPYSPHVNYGSPYCTNTANSPYSSGFNSPSSTPSRVPIVRQQLMPPVNQAHQQQCGGSVERERNPPAVSPQSSIDSELSTSEMDEDSVGSSTTYKLNDVTDVQILARMQEESLRQDYAATASRRSSGSSCHSLRRSTFSDQELDAHSLEDDEEAVHPTFHIPSNRFSPSPRHSPHASPRNSPRSRSPARSLEYSHPHSRGSPQPIISRLQAPRHSLQSHPPQDLQTNVVKNEEKLRRSLPNLTRSNVAQQGPEPVKNSRSFESNLQVPNGGSPRHQAVSQSAIAQHSSTPLHSRYSTPPRSSQTGIPPRSLQSPKPKQHLQSPSSLRVHLSCCFGEEGDFIPSPSKLRTPATPSPLALRQPVKATSTPGSGASTPTRSLGPARSGLPRPSAGGGGGGGTPVPRSKLAQPVRRSLPAPRTYNGGREGDNWREGCY